One segment of Platichthys flesus chromosome 15, fPlaFle2.1, whole genome shotgun sequence DNA contains the following:
- the LOC133969215 gene encoding neuronal tyrosine-phosphorylated phosphoinositide-3-kinase adapter 1 — protein sequence MSSGSAQDVAVEHFLRDIERRSKRLHCAVIGCEEERPRSDMNLLYRKSRLDWRQRDQEGSKKSSTQNDPSATVGKVRDLASFRRHFRMGFMTMPASQDLSPHSCASAMAPRSQSCHAVGAGDTSLDNDDYSDTQSQHGGRCPPAKPKRHPSTRLTSSSADSRGHPETPPPTRSQSKHSEKKNAMKKSDSGEIGPKKVPPLKPKRSPSTQLTFDTLPPRVPPSATSLPFQATDSQIQRGDRDDEPVYIEMVGQVFTRDSQTATPHPVTPVATTPDSDSDQSEAIYEEMKYPSQEDRNSHRHLPPKHEKLKNSKHYHVTPSSTSSSSSLPRPSSSSPSYSKPKATVSISHSSPLPSSASSTPIPQVLSTSPHTPRAPTPYLLQGSKSESEANTKIPAPFPNLLQHRPPLLAFPQPAAASSGVGVQNKGSASNKMGTQTSSATTQASLSSSSSSNLPISMSGSKESSGGSSQQDKHNRDAQLGPAPGLRARSHSTPLPPSSKSTSPFSHHHHHPHHRPSHYHHYRKPERGDSPAPIKDSSQASKQSTAQTQTSSSGKEGKSVSFLLKSDKGERDKDRDRDRDKDRDRDRDRDRDRDRDRDRVRDSHRERDGHRERDGHRERDGHRERDSHRERDSHRDRDSHRERDRDKEKDKDRDRDRDKERERERDRDRDGGPHSLPIECLTASSSQTSQSNTSSTPTPLSSSQRPHSRPHLRSHTPHSLPAYKPPSSDSPLLWTYPSGGFRRPPAYESLRGSSQTPSLHQPLSLTGIGERVSKSNGGSASHYSKAGFMPWDSSASLTADEGSYWPMHRKLSFSHGSRETEKDEGRAWNGSADALLRMDKEDLGLGSGSRGGHSGIPVHFSGATSRALGHSESLAGVDNSPGFRALPRLGLPLPCQTFPACRNGEVGRLGRSSSAAGVRHVGGGDVQRQSSLPAREALNQLHGLAQPQAPCSPSSPSVSRQQQQLQLHQQQLQLKQQLQQLQQQHHLQLQFQQLAQLAQGQPHVGGGTTQSTMQSQRDGKLLEVIERKRCLCKEIKAHRRPDKSLCKQDSMPILPSWRRTPEPRKTGTPPCQRPQAVVWDTAI from the exons ATGAGCTCTGGCTCGGCCCAGGATGTGGCAGTCGAGCATTTCCTGCGTGACATAGAGAGGCGAAGCAAGCGGCTACACTGCGCTGTGATCGGATGCGAGGAGGAGCGACCCCGCAGCGACATGAACCTGCTGTATCGTAAGAGCCGTTTGGACTGGAGGCAGAGGGACCAAGAGGGAAGCAAAAAGAG CTCCACCCAAAACGACCCCTCGGCTACCGTTGGTAAAGTCCGCGACTTGGCTTCTTTCCGCCGACACTTCCGGATGGGTTTCATGACCATGCCGGCGTCCCAGGACCTGTCCCCTCACTCCTGTGCCTCTGCCATGGCGCCGCGCTCGCAGTCCTGCCACGCCGTCGGTGCTGGGGACACAAGTCTAGACAACGATGATTACTCTGACACCCAGTCCCAGCACGGTGGCCGCTGTCCCCCAGCAAAACCCAAGCGTCATCCAAGCACTCGCCTCACCTCGTCATCCGCCGACAGCAGAGGACACCCTGAGACGCCGCCACCCACTCGCTCACAGTCCAAACACTCAGAGAAGAAAAACG CCATGAAGAAGTCTGACTCTGGAGAGATTGGACCCAAAAAGGTGCCTCCTTTAAAGCCCAAGAGAAGTCCCAGCACCCAGCTTACCTTCGACACCCTTCCTCCACGCGTGCCTCCTTCTGCCACATCCCTGCCTTTCCAGGCAACAGACTCTCAGATTCAGAGGGGAGACAGGGATGATGAGCCAGTCTATATAGAGATGGTGGGCCAGGTGTTCACCAGAGACAGCCAGACGGCCACCCCCCACCCCGTCACCCCGGTGGCCACCACACCAGATTCTGACTCAGACCAGAGTGAGGCCATCTATGAGGAGATGAAATACCCTTCGCAAGAGGACAGAAATTCCCATCGACATCTCCCTCCAAAACACGAGAAACTTAAAAACTCCAAACACTACCACgtcaccccctcctccaccagcagctcctcctcattACCGcgcccctcctcttcttctccctcgtACTCCAAACCCAAAGCTACCGTGTCGATCTCTCATTCATCTCCTCTGCCTTCCTCCGCATCCTCCACCCCCATTCCGCAGGTCCTCTCCACCAGTCCACACACGCCACGTGCTCCCACTCCTTACCTGCTGCAAGGGAGTAAATCCGAGTCAGAGGCAAACACCAAGATCCCGGCTCCTTTCCCAAATCTCCTGCAGCACCGGCCCCCGCTGCTCGCCTTCCCTCAGCCTGCAGCTGCCTCCAGCGGGGTCGGGGTGCAAAACAAAGGGTCTGCCTCTAATAAAATGGGAACTCAAACCTCCAGTGCGACCACACAAGCCAGcctctcctcatcatcctcttctaaTCTTCCTATATCAATGTCGGGCTCCAAGGAGTCGTCGGGGGGAAGTTCACAGCAGgataaacacaacagagacGCCCAGTTGGGTCCAGCTCCCGGACTGAGAGCCAGGAGTCACTCGACGCCCCTGCCTCCTTCCTCCAAATCCACATCCCCTTTctcccatcaccaccaccacccgcaCCATCGCCCCTCACACTACCATCACTATCGCAAGCCAGAGAGGGGAGACTCCCCGGCCCCCATCAAGGACAGCTCTCAGGCTTCAAAACAGTCCACGGCCCAAACCCAAACCTCAAGTTCAGGCAAGGAGGGCAAGTCTGTTAGCTTCCTGTTGAAATCCGATAAAGGAGAGAGGGATAAGGAtagggacagggacagagacaaggatagggacagagacagggaccgagacagagacagggacagagacagagacagggttAGAGACAGtcacagggagagagatggccacagggagagagatggtcacagggagagagacggtcacagggagagagacagtcacagggagagagacagtcacagggacagagacagtcacagggagagagacagagacaaggagaaAGACAAGGatagagacagggacagagataaggagagagagagagaaagggatcGGGATAGGGACGGAGGGCCTCACTCCTTACCGATCGAATGCCTCACTGCCAGTAGCAGCCAAACATCTCAAAGTAACACCAGCTCAACCCCAACGCCGTTATCCTCATCCCAGCGCCCTCATTCTCGGCCTCATCTTCGCTCTCACACGCCGCACAGCCTGCCAGCGTACAAGCCCCCCTCTTCAGACAGCCCCCTGCTGTGGACCTACCCCTCTGGTGGCTTCCGGAGGCCGCCGGCTTACGAGAGCCTGAGAGGAAGCTCTCAGACACCGTCGCTGCATCAGCCCTTGAGTCTCACCGGCATAGGTGAAAGGGTATCCAAGAGTAATGGAGGGTCTGCATCCCACTATTCAAAAGCTGGCTTCATGCCATGGGACAGCAGTGCCAGCTTAACCGCGGACGAGGGATCTTACTGGCCTATGCATAGGAAACTGTCCTTCAGCCACGggagcagagaaacagaga AGGATGAAGGGCGTGCATGGAATGGAAGTGCTGATGCCTTGTTAAGGATGGATAAAGAGGACCTGGGGCTGGGGTCGGGGTCTCGAGGAGGCCACTCAGGCATCCCAGTCCACTTCAGTGGCGCCACCAGCAGGGCCCTCGGTCACAGTGAGTCCTTGGCTGGTGTTGATAACAGCCCGGGATTCAGAGCCCTGCCCAGATTAGGGCTACCTCTTCCCTGCCAGACATTCCCCGCCTGTCGCAATGGAG AAGTGGGGCGGCTGGGCCGCTCCTCGTCTGCTGCTGGAGTGAGACATGTGGGTGGAGGAGACGTCCAGAGACAGAGCAGTCTACCAGCACGAGAAGCCCTGAATCAG CTGCACGGTCTCGCCCAGCCACAAGCGCCCTGCAGTCCCAGCAGTCCTAGCGTGtctcggcagcagcagcagcttcagctccaccagcagcagcttcagttaAAGCAGCAGCTCCAACAGCTTCAGCAACAGCACCACCTGCAGCTGCAGTTCCAGCAGCTCGCCCAGCTGGCCCAGGGACAGCCTCATGTCGGCGGAGGCACCACCCAATCCACAATGCAGAGCCAGAGAGACGGCAAGCTGCTGGAAGTCATAGAGCGTAAACGCTGCCTGTGCAAAGAGATCAAGGCCCACAGGCGCCCTGACAAAAGCCTGTGCAAGCAGGACAGCATGCCCATCCTCCCTAGCTGGAGACGGACACCTGAGCCTCGTAAGACTGGCACGCCACCATGCCAGAGGCCGCAAGCCGTCGTGTGGGACACTGCTATCTGA